From Sander vitreus isolate 19-12246 chromosome 5, sanVit1, whole genome shotgun sequence:
TGCTACTTACATTATTTCTACCAAGTTTATGTTGTTCACATTTCTCTTTTGTCAGAGAAGTAACAGATAATATACTAAACAACTTATAGGGACCTTTTATTGTAGTATTTGTTAAAACACGAATTAGAATCCtaattacaataacttcaatATGACGTAAATACACCCTCACATGTCTGAGGCCTGTAGGCTCAGGCTTGTTAGacaacatttaatatttgaggacttttgtttaattaaaaacatgattATATTTTTAAGTAAGATATTGCAAAAAGTATTCTGTAAGTAGCTAGTTAGTTATTAGTACCAAAACTATGAAGTTTTATTAGAAGTTTTTTGCTCATCTTCCAgacaaatcagttttttttgtcccaTACTACATTACCCTCTCTGTCCTGCAGCCCCAGTGCTCCACCTTCCCACGGCGGCGGCGGTAAAGACTCACGCGGTGACATGGACGGCCAACATGGTGGTGCAGGAAGCCATGCCGTCAGCATATTATGACCAAGACGTCAACACACTGGGCGTCTTCAGCCTGCAGCACAACGGGCGTCAGCACGGGAAGACAGACGGTGTGTGCTTCAACACGCTGGTGGCGCTGGTGCCCGACCACGTCCAACGCAACGAGGACGGAGAAAAGGTAGAGTGGACGGGGACGGGACAGCCTCCACCTGTAGAAAACCCTCGATACGTCTGGCAAGAAGTCCAGAAACAAACACTGAAAGAGAAACTACTGGAGAAGACCAAAAACACCTCCATTTTACCTATGCACAGCCTGTACTGACCACATTATATCACTGTATCATTCACCAAGAGGACTCTTATTGTGAAAAGAACACTGTTGGCTTTTCTTAAAggagcttttattctgaaaagtaAATGTCTTATTTCATTTATCAGTTGGATTGAAGCGTTTTAATGTCGACAGAACAATAAAATACTTATGTTATATCTGATTGATTTCATAAGAAATATTCTAAACTttctttagagtgaaaaaaaaacactttaaatgaATACttcaatattttgggaaatacacttattctctttgttttatatattatatacccaACCCCCAATATACATAACATGCATATATGTAAACAGATGCTTATCGGTTTTAACAGTTTTAGAtgcaatattatattatatacggTTAAATAATATTATTCTCAATCACTCAGAATAATAGCCAATAGGTGCTCTACAGATTTACAGATACACATAACTTAAAataatcaatacatttatataggcaaatatgtttaatgtatttctttaactttctttaaaattaaaatgagcttctatttattatatataaacaaaacaggTTGAAGGTATTTTAATATGACCTGAGGCTGCTGTTGATGTGGAGAGAGAACAAGCTACAGGTGTGAATCCATCCACAGgtggttttgttgttttcagagATGAGAGAGACACATCACACTCATGTTGGTTAAGGCGAAGTACCGCAGTGGATGGATATCTGTCTTCCACAAGCAACCAGAAcctctcttgttttgttttttttaacaatctcCCAAGCAAAATTTGGCAGTAAGTTGTGCATTAGCCAATtaaaaggaaggaggaggagttaTATTTCAttgttatggctgatactgtgGCAGGATCagcaaagaggaaaaaaaagaaaagaatggtTTCAGGTATGTAAAAGGTCTTTTATTCATGAAATACAGTGTATATACGTAGCATATATGAATTTACGTTGGTGGCAAAATcaaagttgacttttttttcaccatCATTACATCATTACAATTATTAATCTTACAGAGCCTCAAATTAGATACATTACGTCAATGCTATGCATCCAGCAAACACatctttaaaacaataaaaaattgtatttatgGTTGTGTCTTTCCCTCACTCACTTCCAAAACAAATTCATGTGATTGCAGCCAGATTAAGATCTTAAGGGCACGAGGTGGTGGTGCTCATGGAAACCaattttgttaaaatgaacacagAATAAAGGTTCCTGCAGTTGCTTTAAAACGCACACTAAAAATGAACAATGATGTGATCAATCAAGGCACCCACTGTGGGAACGACTGATTTACAGAAAATATAACTgaactattaaatgaatgaaCATCATGTTAGTCTAGTTAAACATTTGTCAGAAAGGTTTTGTGGTGTTAAAGAATTCAAAATCATGATCTCAGTATTTATAATATCCTGTCTATGGCCCTGTTTGTGTGTTCTGTTGTGTCATTTACGATAACGTTTACCATATTGTCTGTACAGCAAACAAAACCTGTGCAAACTGTTTTTGTCTGGTTGTCAAGATATAGGATTTTTAcccttatttttattattatgtgcACACAATATCCGAATTCTGGCAAACAAAAGATTAAATTCTACAGACTTCAATACAAAAGAATCAAAGTTGttatttgccaaaaagtcactTTATTGCTCTTAATATTATGAAGTCACAGTTTATCTTCTTCATCCCTGTTTGTTTGAGCTCCTGTCTGGTCAGTAGAGTTCTCCACCTTGACCTTGCTGGCGTACTTGTCGAGGTTCTTCAGGTGTTTGGTTCTGTTTTCCAGGCGGACCAGCCACTCCGCCCTCAGCCTggaaacacacagaggaagGTTTTCTTTACTTGTGTTCAGCAGCTTCAAACACAGATGTTGTATACCTTTTATTTAACAGCCTGCAGAAACACAAAGGAGGTGAGTCAAAATAaggtgtttcttttcttttctcgcAGTGTTTCTGTCCTTACAGTGTTTTCGGTCCTCATAGTTTTAGGTCTTTGTTTCAGTATCACATCTAAAACAATTGttctatttaaatgttttggccaAGATAAAGGCGACGTGCGGCAATGCCACAGTTGGCCTTCGTTGCCACTAGTTGTTGGCCGtctgcttggtgtgtcaggcCCTTTATTAGTCAAGGCAGATCTGGTATCTTGGTGACAGCTGTGGTATTATCACTGTCACATCAGCGTTTCACTTCACTCTTTTATTTCACGATCAATCAAATATACACCATCACTCTGCGTGTAAGCATGCATGCGGCAGATAAAAATTGCAAACGTGTagacaaaagacaaagagactACAGACACGCTGTGTAACCTAATCCTCACTGTCAGCTGTCCTCACTGTGTCTTCGTCACCTTACTGTCGAGTTTTCTGGATTATTCCATTTGTCCTTTTAGCTGCTGATAAGCCCCCTGACCTCAGCAGAGgcagacacaaaacagacagacagaccataGAGTCCTCAGACTATCTACTAAAAAGTAAAAGCATTGATTGACTTTAGTTTGAATTTATTGAACTAAACTTAAGTAAATAAAAGATGGTCAAAACATGGTCCAGCTTTTATAGAAGACTCATTTTCTAAAAGCAGTTTAAAGGGGGGTTACCAGGTAGCTTTGGTCTCTTCCCACACTTGAAACccctgaacaaaaaaaaaaaaaaaaaagcctgaatcTCTTCTCAACTTTACTGCCTCATTGTCACCAGGTTGCGCAATCTTTTCCCCCTAAAACGATAAATTCTGGAGACGTTTTTGGAAAAGCATGCTTTTTAGGATGGAGGGCTGAAATTGGGAGAAAAAGATGCATTTTTAAATCTACAGTAACTGAACACTAAGAGCCCAGGTGAGCTGACCACCCTCCGCTGTAAGCCAATCGTCTCTTGAGTTTGACCAAGACATCTGAAGACAGACACAGTGGAAGGGAAGATTCATgcagattatttattttgtctataaaatgtcagacagTACGGAAAACTGCCCAAAAGAGATGTAATAAAATTACTCCAAAATATTCACAAGCAGAAGATCCTCACATTTCATCTCACGCATCAGAACACGTTATGACATTTCATCAAATCAGTTGCCGATTAATTCTCAGCTGATGGACTAATCAATAAACCtactaattgttgcagctcatACTTAAACTGTGCTGCATTGAGAGTAGAGGGAGTAAAAACGTATTTTTAGTCCTAGTTTAAGAGTCAAATGGGAACTTTGCATCAACACATTTACTAAATAAGTCATAATGTTGTTATTTAGAACAGAATATCTTCTAATTTCAGCCTCTATATATCTGTGCTCAGTGTGTCAGCCAGCCTCCATCACTCATCGCTTTGTGATAATAATGTCAACAAATTTTTCCCAGCCTCTGGCCAGGTCACACATAACAGACACAATTATCAGGGACTAGAGCCGGGTTAGTGGCGGCGAGGGGGGGCAGATAGTTGTGGAGTTGGGGGTTACATTGTAATAGATAGCTGGAGGATTAGGAGATACATGGTATTGATAGGTGGGGGATTAGGGGTACAGTGTAATGGATAGCAGGAGGATTAGGTGTGAAGGGTTGAGATGGTGAGTGTGAGGTTAAGGGGGGTAGAGGAGGAGAAGACTGGAGTTAGGAGGGATAGGGCTAATAGCTGGTGTAATGCAAAGAGGTGAAGGTTTAATAGGAGGATGTATACATATGCCTGACAATCCCATCATAATGTAATGACGGGATGACAGAAGAAGAACCTGTGGTGGTGCAGATAGCATGGCTAATAAAGAAACTGTGCTAGAGAGATGGGTGGATCTGGTGTGTGCGGGTttggacccaaaagcagacaggACAGCAACAGGTAGGATACAGGAACAGGAGCAAACTATTTATTCTCCCACAAGTATAACAAACTAAGACAAGGCTGAACACAATTAGCAACACTGGAAATCACAACaatcacacagacaaaaaagtcaaagaacTGACATGAAAAAATAACCTAGGAGCTAATCACAAGACAAGGCACAGTTGGAGTAGACAGGGAACCGGAATAAAGAGGGAAACTTTGGGACAACAAATTAGTTCCGACTGGGAAAATTCACGGGAAAGCCCTCTTAAGTCGGATTAAAGACTCCGAAAGTCAGTGAAATTTTACACTACTTGCGGAGTTGGCGTCATATTACGCAGAAGCATGGTGGATGAAAGTAAATGTTGGATTAATGTTAAGAAACTATTAATTCATGTATTGCATATACATTTTTGCTcacatttaatttgtaatatGGTATTAGGTTGTAACCATTAACATTAGTCGCTGTCCACGTACAGTAGTGATCTAGATTAGTTAGAAAAGTTATTTATTACCATTAACAAGTCCGGTAAATCAATATTTCAGTGGTTTAAGGGAATGTACTGGGCCAGCAACAAGTCTGTGACAAAATCACTAAAGCTTCTAACTGGAAATAAATACTGAAACAGCTATTGTTCAAACTCTGAGCAATAAAATACAACTTCATCTTCACTACATCTTCTTTTTAGCGTTCATGTTGTTTTCATATAGGACACAGACTGGCGAGTTTTTGCAGAGGGGTCAGACTTGGAAGAACACACTCTAGCTGTCCTCTCATACATAAACTTCTGTGAGACAGTGACTGTAACAAAACAGGTTAAAATATTCCCAAATCAAAAACCCTGGTTCAACAGCAAGCTGAGGTATCTACTCAAATCCCGAGATGTGGCCTTCAGATCCAGGAACCTGCAGACCTACAAAGAGGTTTGATATAATCTGAGACAAGGCATCAAAGAGCCCTTGCGCAAGTACAAACAGCAAATAGAGGAACACTTTTCCACTAACAACTCCAAAGAAATGTGGCAGGGAATTTAAACTCTTACTGGCTACAATGACACTTTCACAGACACCAACACCACAGATAGTATGCTTCCAGACACGCTGAACCAGTTCTTCTCCCGTTTTGACCAACGGAGCAGGACGATGTGCACCCAGCCAGCACTACCAAGGAAGGAAGACCCTTTGCCCTCTCCAGCATCAGGTCAGGTCCGCCCTGCGTGGAGTTAACCAGAGGAAGGCAGCTGGCCCAGACGGTGTCACCGGAAGAATCCTTAAGGACTACGCAGTTCAGCTAACAGAGTTTTTTACCACCATTTTTAACCTCTCGCTACAGCAGGCTGCAGTCCCCACTTGCATGAAATCAGCAACAATAATCCCAGTGCAGAAGAAGAACACAGTTAAGTGCCTCAATGATTACTGCCCGGTTGCGTTAACACCAGTTATCACCAAGTGCTTTGAGAGACTCATCCTCTCCAACATCAAATATGGcattagggttagctgcctggaaggcgacgttggaggcttaaaacaccattgagccctTCGCACAGCCCTCACACACTTAGACACTTTGACACTTAGACAATGACAACACCTATGTAAGGATGCTGTTTATGGATTTTAGCTCCGCTTTCAATACTGTCATTCCACAGAAACTGAGTAACCTTGGCCTGGGCAGTTCACTGTGCATGTGGATCTAGGACTTCCTCAGAAACAGACCACAGAATGTACGGATGGGGAAGCATTCATCATCTACCCGCATACTCAACACAGGCACACCCCAGGGCTGTGTCCTCAGCCCCCTACTTTATTCCATATTTACACATGACTGCTCTCCTATTCACCCCAATAACACCATTGTCAAATTCGCTGATGACACCACCATACTAGGCTTGATATCTAACAACAATGAGGCAGCCTACAGAGAGGAAGTTCAGAACTTGACTAACTGGTGTCTTCAAAATAACCTGGACTTAAACACTTCCAAAACCAAAGAAATCATAATGGACTTTAGGAGATCAAGGCGCACTGAGCACTCTGCCCTCTCCATTCATGGAGAGAAAGTAGAGAGGGTGGAGAGCTTTAAATTCCTTGGTGTGCACATC
This genomic window contains:
- the LOC144518067 gene encoding protein FAM240B gives rise to the protein MNLALVHDRLHIKTFWEKKINTECQHVESEEQRKNKSALEKLRAEWLVRLENRTKHLKNLDKYASKVKVENSTDQTGAQTNRDEEDKL